The nucleotide sequence CGGGCCTGCTACCTGTCGAATCAGCCAGCTTGACGCAGGCACCGTTTCAGTCGCCGCGTGGGGGGACGGCGCAGAAGAGTTCACGACGACAGTGCCTGCGCTCCTCGGCGCTGCCGACGAACCGGAAAGCTTCGCGCCTCAGCATGCGACGCTCGCTGAGGCGCAGCATCGCAGTCCCGGTGTGCGAATCTGCCGCTCTGGCAGACTCCTCGAAGCGCTGGTGCCTGCCATCCTCGAACAGCGTGTCCACGGGATCGCGGCACGTGCGTCATGGCGCCGCCTGGTTCGTAAGTTCGGTACGCCGGCTCCAGGACCAGCACCCCGGCCCATGTGGGTTCCGCCGTCGGCTAACGTGTGGCGCCGCGTCCCGTCGTGGGAATTCCACAAAGCTGGCGTGGATCCGCGACGCGCGAAAACAATTGTGAGCGCGGCTGGCGCTGGTGAGCAGCTCGAGCGTATCGCCAAACTTGCGCCCGCGGTTGCCAGACAGCATCTCCAGACGCTGCCTGGGGTCGGCGTGTGGACGTCGGCTGAGGTCGCTCAGCGCGCGCTAGGTGACGCAGACGCTCTGTCCGTCGGAGATTTTCATCTCGCCGCGATGATCGGCTGGACCCTGCTCGGCAGACCGCTCGATGACGACGGCATGCTCGAATACATGGAACCGCTTCGGCCGCACAGGTACCGAGCTGTCCTGTTGCTCGAGTCGAGCGGTCTGGCCTTCAAGCCAAAATTCGGTCCGCGAACACCTGTTACCGATCACCGCGCGCACTGAGCGCGGGTGGGTCACACCCTCCCCCTAGGGTCTCTAGGCGTCACCTCCGTTGCGCGGGAGCATCGAAGTATTCGCTCCGAGCAGGCTCCCTGGGGGTTCCAATGCCTGACTACACCTACGTGGTCTACCGTCCCATCGTCACACGACTTCTCTCGGCCACACTAGCTCGCAAGCTCACGGTGAATGCAGTGAGCTTTCAGGGTAATTTCGTCTGGGGGCGAAGGCTTTTCGAGTTCATGGCGTCAGCTCGGCCGTCTCCAGGTGTCGCGCGGACCGTGATGGGTCTGCGGTTCGCTTCGCCCGCAGGTGTCGGCCCCCATGTGGACCTCGACGGCAGCGGCCTCCGTATGTGGCGTCACCTTGGTGCAGGCTTCACCGTGGTCGGCCCGGTGTCGAGTGAACAACGCCCCAAGGGTGCCTCCTCAACCCGGATGATGCATTCGCTGTGCGGGATCCTGACCAGCGTCGCAGATGCCGCATACGTGGACGACGTTATTCCCCAACTCGAAGACGGGCTATCGCGAAACGGGCCAGTTTTCGTTTCGGCCACCGGGCCCGATGTCACCGCCGTACTGGCGAAACTCGGTTCTCGGGCAGATGCCTACATCGTCCCGAACGCCGATTCGCGAGAGATCTTGGCTGACTGGGCCACTGTGACGGATCGACCGGTTTTGGTACGGCTGCCGGTAGACCTGTCGCCCGATGAAGCTTTACGCCTAGGTGAACATGCGCTCGCCGCTGGTTGCGCTGGGCTTGTTCTCAGCGGTGCGCGCACGCATCTGCTCCCCGGGGGCATCGAGCACGGCCCGTTCTTACGTGAGCGCGCCGCAGCGCTCACTCGATTGTTGCGCAGCCATTTTGGGAAAAACTTGGCAGTAGTGGCTGGGCCCGGGATCATGACACCCGATGACGCCAGGGCCGCCCTCAAGAACGGTGCAGACTTACTGGCACTTTTTGAAGGTCTGATCTTCGCCGGGCCAGGGCTGCCCCGTCGCATCAACACCGCTATTCGTGCTTCCCGCACGCCGCAATCAGTCGTGCTTCCCGCGCCGCCACCCGCAGATGTGTCCCGGGGCCCGCACCGTCCCGCATTGGCCGGCCTTGGAATCGTTGCCGGACTGCTGACACTTGTCGGGCTGGCAGGCTTGTTGTCGAGCCTGACCGCACCACGTCGATGGCTAGCGAGTGAACTTGGGGCAGCCAATATTTCAGCCGCTGCAGTGGAGAAGGCTGATGGACCGCT is from Hoyosella subflava DQS3-9A1 and encodes:
- a CDS encoding beta/alpha barrel domain-containing protein, with protein sequence MPDYTYVVYRPIVTRLLSATLARKLTVNAVSFQGNFVWGRRLFEFMASARPSPGVARTVMGLRFASPAGVGPHVDLDGSGLRMWRHLGAGFTVVGPVSSEQRPKGASSTRMMHSLCGILTSVADAAYVDDVIPQLEDGLSRNGPVFVSATGPDVTAVLAKLGSRADAYIVPNADSREILADWATVTDRPVLVRLPVDLSPDEALRLGEHALAAGCAGLVLSGARTHLLPGGIEHGPFLRERAAALTRLLRSHFGKNLAVVAGPGIMTPDDARAALKNGADLLALFEGLIFAGPGLPRRINTAIRASRTPQSVVLPAPPPADVSRGPHRPALAGLGIVAGLLTLVGLAGLLSSLTAPRRWLASELGAANISAAAVEKADGPLAAFIVHNRVNLAGAMVCLGLLWAWLALSPLREGKPWAWWTLLLSGSAATAGLLSAHLATLPQRTDKTAAIVAASILFFVSLILCFRSLPKEQRGIGTLAKPGATAWLWSPAGRGRALLALSGLGLVVGGLLITTVGHSAVLVPQDVKYLGVRAEDLSLVSDQLSAFIAADRLAFGAMLLAAGIAVLPTVWCGLRPGARSLAVAVGAALAAALVPAIGIHPVIGYNDFGHLAPFIAIGLYALAGLALLWRPLSAAARPDRFPDLWVDPDAAPTYRMTPTPRDALMN
- a CDS encoding DNA-3-methyladenine glycosylase family protein produces the protein MLTLSVAQPTNVAATLRPLARGAGDPCHFHAPDGAIWRATLMPSGPATCRISQLDAGTVSVAAWGDGAEEFTTTVPALLGAADEPESFAPQHATLAEAQHRSPGVRICRSGRLLEALVPAILEQRVHGIAARASWRRLVRKFGTPAPGPAPRPMWVPPSANVWRRVPSWEFHKAGVDPRRAKTIVSAAGAGEQLERIAKLAPAVARQHLQTLPGVGVWTSAEVAQRALGDADALSVGDFHLAAMIGWTLLGRPLDDDGMLEYMEPLRPHRYRAVLLLESSGLAFKPKFGPRTPVTDHRAH